A DNA window from Paramormyrops kingsleyae isolate MSU_618 chromosome 10, PKINGS_0.4, whole genome shotgun sequence contains the following coding sequences:
- the neurog1 gene encoding neurogenin-1: protein MCSTMENLYSDLDSSSCDLSYTHTDDEDSRSSMHVSSPTCQPSSPISNSQDAPTPEQQQKKRRRGRVRNEATVHVVKKNRRMKANDRERNRMHNLNDALDTLRSVLPAFPDDTKLTKIETLRFAHNYIWALSETIRIADQCQSKTRDAPLLPAGLGCIADAPSPGSDACSWMSSASSSSSSPSYCTSNPSSPAVSEDYGFLHTDSLYSYHNFVSGIF, encoded by the coding sequence ATGTGCAGCACCATGGAGAACCTCTACTCAGACTTGGACAGCTCCAGTTGCGACCTGTCTTACACGCACACGGATGACGAAGACTCTCGCAGCAGCATGCACGTCAGCTCACCGACCTGCCAGCCGTCATCACCCATCAGCAACAGCCAAGATGCGCCGACCCCCGAGCAGCAGCAGAAAAAGAGACGCAGGGGACGCGTGAGGAACGAGGCCACCGTGCATGTGGTCAAGAAGAACAGGCGCATGAAGGCGAACGACCGGGAAAGGAACAGGATGCACAATCTGAACGACGCATTGGACACTCTCCGGAGCGTCTTGCCTGCCTTCCCGGACGACACAAAACTTACAAAGATCGAAACGCTACGTTTCGCCCACAATTACATCTGGGCGCTCTCCGAGACCATCAGAATTGCGGACCAGTGCCAAAGCAAGACAAGGGACGCGCCGCTGCTCCCGGCCGGGCTCGGGTGCATCGCGGATGCGCCAAGTCCCGGCAGTGACGCTTGCTCTTGGATGTCCAGcgcctcatcctcctcttcgTCCCCTTCATACTGCACTTCAAACCCCAGCAGTCCCGCCGTTTCGGAAGACTATGGCTTTTTGCATACAGATAGTCTGTACAGCTACCACAACTTTGTGTCAGGCATCTTCTAG